In a genomic window of Methanogenium sp. S4BF:
- a CDS encoding multiprotein bridging factor aMBF1 — translation MSECEVCGASIPGEPILVQIGGAKMWVCPKCAKLGTEIKKPPGARVPGAKPKVSSKKPQTSRPRDVFDLMVGDIVDDFNVEIREARMAKGWTQKDLALEIKEKENLIKKIETGFIPEDQVLKKIEKVLEIQLIESVDGNMKTSGTSAMTTTLGDVIRIKKQGR, via the coding sequence ATGTCCGAATGTGAAGTGTGTGGCGCATCTATCCCTGGCGAACCAATTCTCGTTCAGATTGGTGGGGCTAAGATGTGGGTGTGCCCGAAATGTGCAAAACTTGGTACAGAGATTAAGAAACCGCCAGGAGCCAGAGTCCCTGGAGCAAAACCAAAGGTCAGCTCAAAAAAACCACAGACAAGCAGACCCCGTGATGTCTTTGATCTGATGGTAGGGGATATTGTCGATGATTTCAATGTTGAAATCCGTGAAGCCAGGATGGCGAAAGGATGGACACAGAAAGATCTCGCGCTCGAAATCAAAGAAAAGGAAAATCTCATCAAAAAAATCGAAACAGGATTTATCCCGGAAGATCAGGTCTTAAAGAAGATCGAGAAGGTCCTGGAGATTCAGCTTATAGAATCAGTTGATGGGAACATGAAAACATCCGGAACCTCTGCAATGACAACAACGCTTGGAGATGTTATACGGATAAAAAAGCAGGGAAGATAA
- a CDS encoding DUF126 domain-containing protein: MSITIQARGISAGIGSGAVLVSSEPISFLSGVDPETGVVIESGHPLEGQSIAGKVLAFPYGKGSTVGSYVIYALRRNNVAPSAIINTEAEPIIAVGAIIAEIPMVDRPETAINDLEDGASASVDGGSGSITITDD, translated from the coding sequence ATGTCCATTACAATTCAGGCACGTGGCATTTCAGCAGGGATCGGGTCCGGTGCTGTTCTTGTCAGCAGTGAACCGATCTCTTTTCTTTCAGGAGTAGACCCGGAAACTGGTGTTGTGATTGAATCCGGTCACCCTCTGGAAGGGCAGTCAATAGCAGGAAAAGTGCTTGCGTTCCCTTATGGAAAAGGATCTACGGTTGGTTCGTATGTCATTTATGCACTCAGACGGAACAATGTGGCACCTTCTGCGATAATCAATACCGAAGCCGAACCCATAATCGCTGTCGGTGCAATAATCGCAGAAATCCCGATGGTCGACCGTCCTGAGACAGCAATCAATGATCTGGAAGACGGCGCATCCGCATCCGTTGATGGCGGTTCCGGCAGCATAACAATTACTGATGATTGA
- a CDS encoding DUF5804 family protein encodes MKVLLIQKEGTDLHSTLLASETSREVLRFYHPKKTDWGVCIEASTLGSALSVISELKWYIQRYVSQPLCLLSNGVICTPGYAGIIYGREESVHDSWDWEILFGIKYHTVMDRIAITPDSALNDITEFTSGMDTTFRARCSEEELEKI; translated from the coding sequence ATGAAGGTCCTGCTCATACAAAAGGAAGGGACTGACCTCCATTCCACCCTTCTGGCATCCGAGACCAGCCGGGAAGTCCTCCGTTTTTATCACCCGAAAAAAACCGACTGGGGCGTCTGCATCGAAGCATCAACCCTGGGAAGTGCGTTATCGGTCATTTCAGAACTGAAATGGTACATCCAGCGGTATGTATCACAACCGCTCTGTCTGCTCTCAAATGGCGTTATCTGTACTCCCGGATATGCAGGAATTATCTATGGGCGTGAGGAATCCGTTCATGACAGCTGGGACTGGGAAATCCTCTTTGGCATAAAATACCACACGGTCATGGACCGTATTGCCATCACTCCTGATTCCGCGCTGAATGATATCACTGAATTTACATCAGGAATGGACACCACATTCCGTGCCCGGTGTTCTGAAGAAGAGCTTGAAAAAATATGA
- a CDS encoding TIGR04013 family B12-binding domain/radical SAM domain-containing protein gives MKVNWRSIPWAKNSFAALSAACECSGITLHEVSAPENDITCYSLNSVNEPHFREEISRAECITIVGGPHSSACWEDVRQYADYVVIGEGEFTLPALIDMIASGSHTLPAGVASKEQTVMPNHCVLLSSYPPFTIVKGYTEITRGCPFGCGYCQTPQLFGRNMRHRRIDDIERATRVFRDVRFVTPNALAYGSDGIHLRLDKVEKLLRSLTGRRIFFGTFPSEVRPECISDASLDLIESHCENRKIHFGAQSGSNRVLQLLRRGHTAEDVMRAYDICRAHAMTPVVDYIVGLPYESDEEQRLSVAQMKEITRGGKVHVHHFTPLPGTPLAGMAARTILPDVQRELGRMALNGKATGSWIDAEVRFFKEDEDQLP, from the coding sequence ATGAAGGTTAACTGGCGCTCCATTCCCTGGGCAAAAAATTCATTTGCTGCGTTAAGCGCAGCATGCGAATGTTCCGGCATTACGCTCCATGAAGTAAGTGCACCAGAGAATGATATCACCTGCTATAGCCTGAATTCTGTCAATGAACCACATTTCCGTGAAGAAATCTCCCGTGCTGAATGCATCACCATTGTTGGAGGGCCGCATTCATCCGCCTGCTGGGAAGATGTACGCCAGTATGCAGATTATGTGGTGATTGGTGAAGGGGAATTCACCCTCCCTGCCCTTATCGATATGATTGCGTCCGGCAGCCATACCCTGCCTGCCGGTGTGGCTTCAAAAGAGCAGACCGTGATGCCCAATCACTGTGTGCTCCTCTCCTCCTATCCGCCGTTTACTATCGTGAAGGGATATACCGAGATCACCCGCGGATGCCCGTTTGGGTGCGGATACTGCCAGACGCCGCAGCTTTTTGGCAGGAATATGCGCCACCGCAGAATTGATGATATTGAGCGTGCCACCCGTGTATTTCGCGACGTACGGTTTGTTACGCCGAATGCTCTTGCCTATGGATCGGATGGCATCCACCTGCGCCTTGACAAGGTTGAAAAACTGCTCCGCTCGTTGACCGGAAGACGAATTTTTTTCGGAACGTTTCCGAGTGAAGTGAGGCCGGAGTGCATCTCCGATGCATCACTCGACCTGATTGAGAGCCACTGTGAAAACCGGAAAATCCATTTCGGCGCGCAGTCGGGCAGTAATCGGGTTTTACAGCTGCTCAGGCGCGGCCACACTGCAGAGGATGTAATGCGGGCATATGACATCTGCAGAGCGCATGCCATGACTCCGGTGGTTGATTATATCGTGGGCCTTCCATATGAATCAGATGAGGAGCAGCGGCTTTCTGTTGCGCAGATGAAAGAGATCACCCGTGGCGGCAAGGTCCATGTGCATCATTTCACGCCGCTTCCCGGCACACCCCTTGCCGGGATGGCGGCACGCACCATCCTTCCGGATGTACAGCGCGAGCTCGGGCGGATGGCGCTCAATGGAAAGGCAACGGGTTCATGGATCGATGCTGAGGTAAGGTTTTTTAAGGAAGATGAAGACCAGTTACCATGA
- a CDS encoding TIGR04084 family radical SAM/SPASM domain-containing protein, whose protein sequence is MYYYILLNDVCNLNCRYCKGRIFPQMDTDCWDTHPRQVQTDITYTIDDLCRFIRMDENPCLTFYGGEPLLSIDAIRSVMESLSGTCRFMLHTNGTLLDQVPETVLSRLETIIVSIDGRETTHDQNRGAGTYQQIIENCKKIQAMELPADFIGRMTVTEDTDIYRDVTHLAFDTGGLFPSVHWQLDANFSETYCRDSYSTWVENSYIPGLFRLMDRWVSHMEETGEVLRWYPFIDTMQDALNGKRLSVLRCGSGFANYSITPDGMVSPCPCMVGMTEYYCGDIKNDTPDTLRKVVYDGDCIECDLFDFCGGRCLYSKVMDLWPDEGCTDIYRTVNALYQAVCQALPRVMACIRDHTVSPEQFDHPKFNGCEIIP, encoded by the coding sequence GTGTATTATTATATCTTGTTAAATGATGTCTGTAATCTGAATTGCAGATACTGTAAAGGACGGATATTTCCCCAGATGGACACTGACTGCTGGGACACCCACCCCCGGCAGGTTCAAACGGATATTACCTATACGATTGATGATTTGTGCCGTTTTATCCGGATGGATGAGAATCCCTGCCTTACCTTTTATGGCGGTGAGCCCCTCCTCTCGATTGATGCAATCCGGTCAGTTATGGAATCGTTATCCGGAACATGCCGGTTTATGCTTCACACCAATGGCACCCTTCTGGATCAGGTGCCTGAGACCGTCCTCAGCCGTCTGGAGACAATTATCGTATCAATAGACGGCCGTGAAACAACACATGACCAAAACCGGGGGGCAGGCACATATCAACAGATCATAGAGAACTGTAAAAAGATTCAGGCAATGGAATTGCCTGCCGATTTCATTGGCAGAATGACGGTGACAGAAGACACCGATATCTACCGGGATGTTACCCACCTTGCATTCGATACCGGTGGGCTGTTTCCTTCTGTTCACTGGCAGCTTGATGCAAATTTCTCTGAAACCTACTGCCGTGATTCCTACAGTACCTGGGTAGAGAACTCCTATATTCCCGGACTCTTCAGGCTTATGGACCGGTGGGTGTCCCATATGGAGGAGACAGGTGAGGTGCTGCGCTGGTATCCGTTTATTGATACCATGCAGGATGCACTGAACGGTAAGCGGCTGTCTGTTCTCAGATGCGGCTCCGGGTTCGCCAATTATTCAATTACCCCTGACGGCATGGTTTCACCCTGTCCCTGCATGGTTGGGATGACCGAGTATTATTGTGGTGACATCAAAAATGACACGCCCGATACATTGCGGAAAGTGGTGTATGACGGCGACTGCATTGAATGCGACCTTTTTGATTTCTGTGGGGGACGGTGCCTCTATTCCAAGGTAATGGATCTCTGGCCGGATGAAGGGTGCACTGATATCTACCGCACCGTCAATGCCCTGTATCAGGCTGTTTGTCAGGCGCTGCCACGCGTGATGGCATGCATCCGTGACCATACGGTCTCACCGGAGCAGTTTGATCATCCTAAATTTAACGGGTGCGAAATAATCCCCTGA
- a CDS encoding proteasome-activating nucleotidase: MGDYSVPNPEIGDEDLKEYLLNRIAALESKNMQYKEQVRQLDIEKKNIENQKIRYEREIRKLKSEVEKLRSPPLVIGTVSDLIDEQRVIVQSSAGPRFMVRVSNFVKPEDLKPGLRCTMNQQSLTVVEVLPEAFDSQIYGMEVVDSPDETYDDIGGLEEQIREIKEAVELPLTRPDLFASVGILPPKGVLLYGPPGTGKTLLARAVAHETQAQFLRVVGSELVQKYIGEGSRLVRELFELAKKNSPSIIFIDEIDAIGAMRSESTTSGDREVQRTLMQLLAEMDGFESRGDVKIVAATNRIDILDHALLRPGRFDRIIEIPLPNCDGRQSIMEIHSANMALDSGVDLREVAELTEGKNGSELRAVCTEAGMFAIRAERTKVYQSDFIKAIDKVTFDLSHHPKCSPYDSAMFA, encoded by the coding sequence ATGGGGGATTACTCTGTGCCAAATCCGGAAATCGGCGATGAAGACCTGAAAGAGTATCTTCTGAACCGGATTGCAGCACTTGAATCTAAAAATATGCAGTACAAAGAGCAGGTGCGTCAGCTCGATATTGAAAAAAAGAACATTGAAAACCAAAAAATCCGGTATGAACGTGAAATCAGAAAACTAAAGAGTGAAGTCGAAAAACTCAGAAGCCCCCCCCTGGTTATCGGCACTGTTTCTGATCTCATTGATGAACAGCGCGTGATCGTGCAGAGCAGTGCCGGTCCGCGTTTTATGGTCCGGGTATCAAATTTTGTGAAGCCGGAAGATTTGAAGCCCGGGCTGAGGTGCACGATGAATCAGCAGTCACTGACTGTTGTTGAAGTATTGCCGGAAGCATTTGACAGCCAGATATATGGCATGGAAGTCGTCGATTCTCCCGATGAGACATATGATGATATTGGCGGACTTGAAGAACAGATCCGTGAGATAAAAGAGGCTGTTGAACTGCCGTTAACACGCCCGGACCTGTTTGCCTCTGTGGGAATTCTGCCTCCGAAAGGAGTACTCCTGTATGGGCCACCCGGAACGGGAAAGACTCTCCTTGCCCGTGCGGTGGCACATGAAACACAGGCACAGTTTCTCCGCGTAGTCGGGTCTGAACTGGTTCAGAAGTACATCGGTGAGGGATCACGTCTTGTCAGGGAACTGTTTGAACTGGCGAAGAAAAATTCCCCATCAATTATTTTCATTGATGAAATTGATGCGATTGGGGCAATGCGCAGTGAAAGCACCACGTCCGGTGACCGGGAGGTGCAGCGGACCCTGATGCAGCTCCTGGCTGAGATGGATGGTTTTGAGTCCCGGGGCGATGTCAAGATAGTGGCCGCCACAAACAGGATTGATATTCTGGATCATGCACTGCTGCGTCCCGGGCGCTTTGACCGCATCATTGAGATACCACTTCCCAACTGTGATGGCAGACAGTCAATAATGGAAATTCATTCAGCAAATATGGCTCTTGACAGTGGTGTTGATCTCCGTGAAGTTGCTGAACTGACAGAAGGGAAAAACGGTTCTGAACTCCGTGCGGTCTGCACCGAGGCAGGAATGTTTGCTATTCGTGCTGAACGGACAAAGGTGTATCAGTCAGATTTCATCAAGGCAATTGACAAAGTTACCTTCGATCTTTCCCATCACCCGAAGTGCAGCCCGTACGACAGTGCGATGTTTGCCTGA
- a CDS encoding proteasome-activating nucleotidase codes for MDETIIDNTHTERNLTSLTDQEYEEIIDDLQGKIEIQTKEIFSLKKEAEQLRKENNQLKRTPLFVAAIIDILDSGEVYLRQQGNNQEYITGSTDELRPQLKPGMKVAVNNALSIVRIVANSVDSRVRVMELVESPDVSFEKIGGLREEIEEVREAVEYPLTKPEVFRRIGVEPPKGILLYGPPGTGKTLIAKAVAHQANATFIRMSGSELVHKFIGEGAQMVRELFTMARERAPSIVFIDEIDAIGTMRMHDGTSGSAEVQRTLMQLLAEMDGFDNRGDVRIMGATNRVDMLDPALLRPGRFDRVLLVPLPDTAARLEILKIHSAKMQLRGVPLDKLAAETENTTGAELEAICREAGMMAVRRDSDAITWTDFEEAMRKVKDKTQNPDIMFL; via the coding sequence ATGGATGAGACCATCATCGACAATACTCATACCGAACGAAATCTGACCAGCCTGACCGATCAGGAATACGAGGAAATAATTGACGATCTGCAGGGAAAGATTGAAATCCAGACCAAAGAAATCTTCAGTCTGAAAAAAGAGGCTGAACAGCTGAGGAAGGAGAATAATCAGCTAAAACGGACGCCACTCTTCGTAGCAGCTATTATTGACATTCTCGATTCAGGAGAAGTGTATCTTCGCCAGCAGGGAAATAACCAGGAATATATTACCGGAAGCACGGATGAACTGAGGCCCCAACTGAAACCCGGCATGAAGGTTGCTGTAAATAATGCGCTTTCCATTGTGCGTATCGTTGCCAATTCTGTTGATTCGCGCGTCCGGGTGATGGAACTTGTTGAATCTCCGGATGTATCCTTCGAAAAGATCGGGGGACTCAGAGAGGAGATTGAAGAAGTGAGGGAAGCAGTTGAATATCCATTGACAAAGCCTGAGGTATTCCGCAGAATCGGTGTCGAACCACCCAAAGGAATTCTGCTCTACGGTCCGCCGGGTACCGGAAAAACGCTGATCGCAAAAGCAGTCGCCCATCAGGCAAATGCCACCTTCATCAGGATGTCGGGCAGCGAACTGGTGCATAAATTCATCGGAGAAGGTGCGCAGATGGTGCGGGAGCTCTTTACCATGGCACGGGAACGGGCACCATCCATCGTATTCATTGATGAAATTGATGCAATCGGTACAATGCGGATGCATGACGGGACGTCCGGAAGTGCTGAGGTCCAGCGCACCCTGATGCAGCTCCTGGCTGAGATGGATGGATTTGACAACCGGGGAGATGTCAGGATAATGGGGGCAACAAACCGGGTGGATATGCTTGACCCCGCACTGCTGCGGCCGGGACGGTTTGACAGGGTCCTGCTGGTTCCGCTTCCGGACACCGCGGCCCGTCTTGAAATCCTGAAGATTCATTCCGCAAAGATGCAGCTCAGGGGCGTACCTCTTGACAAACTGGCAGCGGAGACAGAAAACACCACTGGTGCAGAACTCGAAGCAATATGCCGTGAGGCAGGAATGATGGCTGTCAGGCGTGATTCAGATGCAATCACCTGGACTGATTTCGAAGAAGCCATGCGGAAAGTCAAGGATAAAACCCAGAATCCGGACATCATGTTCCTTTAG